Within Amycolatopsis sp. cg5, the genomic segment CGCGTCCCCGCTGCAGCGCGCGCAGGAGACCGCCGCGCCCATCGCCGGCGCGCACCGCCTCGACGTCGCGACCGACGAGCGCCTGATCGAGGCCGACAACCAGTTCGAGGGCAAGCGCGTCGCGGTCGGCGACGGCGCGCTCCGCCAGCCCCAGCACTGGAGCAAGCTCCGCGACCCGTTCACCCCGTCCTGGGGCGAGCCGTACGTCGAGATCGCGCACCGCATGCTCGGCGCCGTCTACCGTGCCCGCGCCGCCGCCGACGGCCACGAGGCGCTGTGCGTGTCACACCAGCTGCCGATCTGGACCTTGCGCCGGTTCCTGGAGGCCAAGCGCCTCTGGCACGACCCCCGCAAGCGCCAGTGCTCCCTGGCCTCGTTGACCTCGCTGGTCTTCGAGGGCGAAGAGCTGGTCCGCATCGTCTACAGCGAGCCCGCGGGTGCGACCGACCCCAAGGTGACCGGCGCATGAAACGCGTCCTGGTGCTCGCCCTGTTCCTGCTCGCCGGCTGCACCGGCGGCAAGGACGCGGTCTCCCAGGGCAGCAGCTTCTCGTTCGTCGCACCCGGCGGCAAGGTCGACATCACGTATCCGGTCGCCGAGCGCCAGAAAGCACCCGCGCTGTCGGCCGACGACCTGATGAACGAGGGCAAACAACTCTCGTCCGCCGACT encodes:
- a CDS encoding histidine phosphatase family protein: MTTVVHMLRHGEVHNPEKILYGRLPGFRLSERGQRQALTVAEAVAGHDIVHVVASPLQRAQETAAPIAGAHRLDVATDERLIEADNQFEGKRVAVGDGALRQPQHWSKLRDPFTPSWGEPYVEIAHRMLGAVYRARAAADGHEALCVSHQLPIWTLRRFLEAKRLWHDPRKRQCSLASLTSLVFEGEELVRIVYSEPAGATDPKVTGA